From a single Arachis hypogaea cultivar Tifrunner chromosome 3, arahy.Tifrunner.gnm2.J5K5, whole genome shotgun sequence genomic region:
- the LOC140183583 gene encoding uncharacterized protein: MKAAVMNFIKGCEICQQNKHSTLQPAGLLQPLPIPSNVWVDISMDFIGELPKANGMDTIFVVVDHMTKYARFFPLSHPFTAKDVAVLFIKEVVRLHGFPSSIVEFWYHMTKQWPAWLSWAEFWYNTSYHGSIRMTPFRALYGREPPALLRGGMESSVEEVRVLLEERNQMLDEIQFQLNRAQNRMRQSADKKRRDVSFEVGDFVYLKLQLYRMKSLAARSN, from the coding sequence ATGAAGGCAGCAGTGATGAACTTTATTAAAGGCTGTGAAATTTGTCAGCAGAACAAGCATTCTACCTTGCAACCTGCTGGTCTCCTACAACCGCTGCCAATTCCTTCCAATGTATGGGTTGACATCTCAATGGATTTCATAGGGGAATTACCCAAAGCCAATGGGATGGATACAATATTTGTGGTGGTGGACCACATGACTAAATATGCTCGTTTCTTCCCACTTTCACATCCCTTTACGGCAAAGGATGTTGCTGTTTTGTTCATTAAGGAAGTGGTACGCCTCCATGGTTTTCCATCATCAATTGTCGAATTTTGGTACCACATGACTAAACAATGGCCCGCTTGGCTTTCTTGGGCAGAATTTTGGTATAATACCTCATACCATGGCTCTATTCGGATGACACCTTTTCGAGCTTTATATGGCAGGGAACCTCCAGCTTTATTACGAGGAGGGATGGAATCTTCAGTAGAAGAAGTAAGGGTCTTATTGGAGGAACGAAATCAGATGCTAGATGAAATCCAATTTCAGCTTAATAGGGCTCAGAACAGAATGAGACAAAGTGCAGACAAGAAACGACGTGATGTGTCTTTTGAAGTAGGAGACTTTGTGTATCTCAAACTTCAGCTATATAGGATGAAATCTTTGGCAGCCAGATCAAATTAG